AAATTCTGCGCATGGCGGTGGTGGTCACTTTGATGGTGCTGGTGGAAATATTGTCGTACCCACACGTAAACCGGCCGAACCCAGTGGTGGATTTTTCGGTGGTATCCTCAACGGTGTACAGAATGCTGTCTCGAACGCGGTCAAGCAACAGATCGGTACCTACATTAATCAACGATTGGGCATTGGACCGGCGGCGggtggtgctgctggtgccggaggtggtggtggtgccggtGGTCTTGGTGGGCTGTTCGATGCACGCAATCTGATCGACAACAAGCGTTTCGGTGGTTTGTTTTCGGAAAATAAACCAGCAGGAAGTGCTGGAACCGGTACGGCGGGTACATCTTCCGGTGGTACTTCCATCGGTCCCGGTGGATACCCGGTAACCGTTGATCAACGCATGTCGGCCAGCAACTACAACCAACAGTACGCCCCGGCACAACCGGGTCAAGCGGCATATCCTCAAAGTTACGGTAACTACAACACGGCCAATACAGCACGTGCTCGTTCAACGGAACGTCCCGCCTATGGATGGAATCTGAACTAGTGACACACTAGCCTTCCCCTCTTGGCGACGAACGTGAACCTAGCAAATGGTCACATAATAAAATACTCCCCACAATGCACAAAAGTGCACTTTTTGCCCTATAATAATCACCAGCTAAATACTGTTCTCTGAACAACCAAATCAATGCCCCATCGCATCGTTGACGTGTCTCTCTGCCGATCGTAACGCCCTCTGCCATGCAATGTACAGAAACAGTTGATGATCGCAGATCGATGGAATACGATGATGAGcgtttttgaaacattatggttttgctttgttttgtgtcaGTATGtataacaaaacagaaaaaacatttttacaatcGCATGCATATTATATATTGTTTTACACCGTAACAAAGCTTTGTGACTAATAAAACTAATACTCAAAAAGTAGTACTACAGTCATTTGTTTAACTACCGTTTTGTTTACCTATCACGAGCTTAGttgagaatttatttttaatgaaatattttgcgGTAAGTGTTAAAATTAAGTTATAGCAGCATCGTTTTCCAGTTTTAAAACTGTTCACTTTTTCGTATTTTCGAAACGGCTAAAAATCACTTATGAAATGGAGGTGCCTGGTACTTTGTAccatcttcttttctttttgcgatTTTTCAAGAGTatcaataattaaattaaagctttTGGCGGTAagttaaaaaatgcatttatctTTCTGAAACTGATcagtttttcatattttccaaacgactgaaaatcaattttgaaATGGAGGTGCCTGGTACTTTGTACAAAATGTAGGGGCATTATGGGGAGATATACCCTCAGAAGCTTGAACAAAGATCTTTACGGGATTTTTTAAGAGtgtcaaacaaacattaaagatTTAACAAGTATTTGTCAAAAAATCTGatgaaatttggaaaaaaaaccaatttgaACATTGAACCTGGAAGGAGTTAGCTTGCGAAGAAGTTTACTCTTTGTGCTCATATGCTTTATATGtcgaaaaattgaaagaagaacaccgattatccgtgctcatcgggactcaaCCCAGGCCGGATATATGGATACAACGGATCCagtaatatttcattttattgataCATGTTAATGTAAAATGTGTGATGGGAGGTTTTGTATGCAAAATACATGGTGTTATTTTGGTTAGTGTTTTAAAGTTGCAAAAGTAATTTGATCTGTTTGGTGGAGATTTAgcaagtttttgtttgtttcttatgAACGttcgtatcaagacttattgtACCACGCAGCAGAATAAACAGCCCTTGCTACGAGGAGGCCGGTTCGCATAAGATGTGATACCCAATCGTATCGTGTGTACCAGTGCCACCGGTATCAAATCAAATGCACCACCGGGACACGCCAACTTTAACAAGTTGAATCATTCACAATtgaagtttttattatttggaAACACCGGTTTGGCCGGTTATTCATCGTGCAAATTACAGTATACAGGGGAGCCAAAGAAATCTTTGGCAGGCTGAATCCGATCGTCGACAATCGCCATACGCCTTGTGCTGAAAAGATTAGTGACATGCACTTTTGTGGTAAATAATCTATCGACCTTTGCCACATCGCAATATTTACTCCGtgtttctattctttttttttcatgtgttgTATAGTAGTTGAATGATTCcctagaaataaaattaaaaaaaaaaacaaaaaaaagattacctTTCCTTTACCCATTTATATTATATAAAtgtagcaataaaaaattgtgttaTACACCTCTCAATCGATCGCTCAATTATTTGCTTGAAAGAAATCAATTAAGTATTTCCCACATCGATTCTTTTCCCTCACttctacaaaataaatacGTCATTGTCCGCGCACCGGATACCACGTAACAGGGAGTGGCACCATAATGTTCAAGTAACTAAAAACTTTCACTTTGCAGTATCAAAACTTTTGCACCATTTCCCGTACATTTGTTCACCGAATGGGGTTTTCCCGATGCTTCGTTGCAaatgtcggtggaaaatgaaCAAGAAAAAGGGATACAGAGAAAATTGGACAAACAGTAGGTACggatgaatcggtgcagaataaaaaaaaaaactttgaccTCTCACACTATTGCTCCTCCTGTCGATGTCGCATGGGGAACCGTCCTGTACTTGCACATGCACATTTTTCCACGCTTCCATCGTTTCGTTGCATCGTGTACGGTTTGGTTATTCATGTGCAAATAAATACTTTTTCCATCCAATGCACCGAACTGAAGCATGAAAAACTCACCCCAaatacacacccacacacacacagacacaggcAGACAATattctattttgtttcgtgAGAAATATTTGTCTACCGAGCTTTTCCATCAtagttttccttcattttagtTTCCTGGGAACTTTGTCCCTGTTCTGCAGCTACCACCTACACTCATATTTTGTGCCATACCGTCAACTTAATCGAAAATTGTCTGctggaattaattaaaagttttttgaTTGCAATGCCCATTGCCCATCGGGCTTGAAACGGATGGGGGTAGCAAAAGGTACAAAAGCTCCCGTCGGGGTTGGGGGGCCATTGTTTTTACGCGAAGCCTATCACTGGTGGAGAGAAATGCTTTATGTGATGTTGTCCCTTGTTCTCGAACCACTCGACCATATTGGGAGACGGAACATAACTATGCTTTTCATTAAACTTTGCATCTTAAGCGAGCGAATTCTTTTCCCATCGCTGGAAGAATGGAATGCGGAAAAGCTGTACTTGCAATGTTGTTCCCGCTACTTTATTTCCACCCACGGATGGGTCACAGGTCATCAGGTAAGTGAAGCATCGTTTTACTTGCTCTTCTTGCGTGGGGAAATGTTTGTACTCCGTTCCGTCCgtgcagtaaaacaaaaccaaaaaacatgcaaaagtTGATGAAGATGGAAAGTTACATCGTGCCGCAACATCGTACACGCGAGGAAAAATGGTTTCCCATTTTCCGACAGTGAAAAATAGCATAAAAAATGAGGCGGGGAGCTACTGCTAATGGCAAAGGCGGCGTTCCAGTCGCCAGTTCATGTTCCATGAAGGTAGGTGTACGGTGTGGGCAGGTTGTGCTATAGTTTGTGCctgcataaaaatgaaataaatacaacAGCACACTGGACCGGATGCAACTTTGACCCATCGTGtaacgtgtgtttgtgtgtgagaagTTGTAATAGAGTCGACAAAACTTGTCTGTCCTTTAAGAATGTGGTTGTTACAAGTTACAATCGTTTAATGATTTAAGGGCCGTTATACACTCAATagctcgaaaaaaaataatgtttaggatttattaaaagaaaatatatagtTTAGTGATTCTTTTCAAAGTTAACACATTcaaaagaatataaaagaattattggttttaaaacacaaatattgATGTTCTTTCTGTTAATGTTTAGGACATTCTTCCACAAACGTTTCGTCAAAAactatcaaaataaaaataaataaaaaagatttgGAAAAAGACACttaatttttgtgtgtattcgatcattgtaaataattaacaaaaagaCATTATATCAAAGaatcgggttttgttttttttagctataagtaaaataaaagttcattagaaattaaaatcataagACAATTAGTGATGAATATGTGAATAAAATATCTGCCCGAACATTTTTGAAAAGGGATGAGTTCATTATTTTTGAGTTGTAACTTCATTACTTAACGCTGtattaatatgaaaattttactatGCATTTGTGTAACCTTTGAGGTTGTGAAAttgctattattttttccaatttcatcGATTTGCGCCTTATAgctaattgtttaaaatttgttgaCTGTATATAACTCcttgaattttaataaaatctaTCTAAAATATATCTAATCTAAAATCTAAAAACTATCGAGTTTTAAAAGTATGCGTCTACCGATATATTTTACCTTTAGgaacgtttttatttaatacattTCGAAATTCTAATGAAACGTTTTCAGCTTGTTGGGTGTTTTCTACAAAAATCAATGCTTCATATTTTATACATATAAAACTTCGTAATATTCGgtggtgaatatttttttcttgaaagaTTTCTGAATTATTGTTATTCGAATTCCTCACTAAAAGGAgcctcattttttatttatgggagttttttttacactaaGACACAAACTTTTTTGGCTCATTGTACATATATTTTTACACTCTTTAGGCtaataatttcattgtttgtaAAAGAACATTTGTGCCTTGAaacttatttaatttattcgaaaatttaattgctttttttgttaaaattttcaattgatATTGTAAACAGCCATATCCGCTAGCAGAAAGCTAATTTAACCGAGAAAAACATTCTCCCATTATTACATGCTAATTTAAcgtgattgttttatttttctggcCCGTTttccacaacaaaacattaacgCCAACGAAACAATGCAGACCGAGTACGACAAGATACGACGACGTCCATAAATA
The DNA window shown above is from Anopheles funestus chromosome 3RL, idAnoFuneDA-416_04, whole genome shotgun sequence and carries:
- the LOC125767674 gene encoding translation initiation factor IF-2-like encodes the protein MELSRIKTLYCGLIFQLLFTLALPLPYTKYGRTCSDIGCLSSQVCVMAYESCSLGQREGNECGRYPTCKKNTDPSLSAGPSEGISNVYNNGPRPSAPAGRPGNGGADDDDVLGTLGLNPNNPYGQRPTPPPARPPSSGSSLYPSLPTDNNPGNRYGGNNGGGGYNGGGAGDSYNRGGAGGNSAHGGGGHFDGAGGNIVVPTRKPAEPSGGFFGGILNGVQNAVSNAVKQQIGTYINQRLGIGPAAGGAAGAGGGGGAGGLGGLFDARNLIDNKRFGGLFSENKPAGSAGTGTAGTSSGGTSIGPGGYPVTVDQRMSASNYNQQYAPAQPGQAAYPQSYGNYNTANTARARSTERPAYGWNLN